One genomic segment of Peribacillus sp. FSL H8-0477 includes these proteins:
- a CDS encoding GNAT family N-acetyltransferase: protein MEFRTIDPVLDREMIIAFRKDSYVVSFGHSSGFGDEDDYVTRISKRVLLFPEGQVIVEEGGQSIGQLELQIVTYEGREIGYANLFYLAADYRGKGRGSELISYAEDFFRKQGVKEYQLRVSPDNHRALSLYERSGMHKLQLERLQNSVWRMRKEL, encoded by the coding sequence TTGGAATTTAGAACGATTGATCCAGTTCTTGATCGTGAGATGATTATCGCCTTTCGAAAGGATTCCTATGTGGTCAGCTTTGGTCATTCATCGGGTTTTGGTGATGAAGATGATTATGTTACTCGTATCAGCAAACGTGTCCTTCTTTTCCCAGAAGGACAGGTAATTGTTGAGGAAGGCGGACAATCAATTGGGCAATTAGAGCTTCAAATCGTAACGTATGAAGGAAGAGAAATTGGCTATGCAAACCTATTTTACTTAGCTGCTGACTATCGAGGGAAAGGACGGGGATCCGAACTGATTTCTTATGCTGAGGATTTTTTTCGTAAGCAAGGTGTAAAGGAATATCAGTTGAGGGTGTCACCTGATAATCATCGGGCTCTATCTCTTTACGAGCGTTCAGGCATGCATAAACTGCAGCTCGAAAGGCTTCAGAATTCTGTCTGGAGAATGAGAAAAGAGTT
- a CDS encoding DUF4240 domain-containing protein, whose amino-acid sequence METVFVYKDEVSHRFWRITRSGLSYIVMYGKEGSVGMVKTKTFETEEDCDDEVKRLIQLKLKKGYQPASSVGLMIKETTLTEELFWELLEKARTTGEDPEDGLEWLVNYLSTKSIKDIVKFDYHFHEYYMKSYTSDLWAAAYIIMGGCSDDCFDYFRAWLLFQGKKVYESAIENPESLIPYLKRLGEQGEVPQLEEILFAACEAYEKKTGNDDEDYLAIYEKLTKDPFIQLELDLDWDEDNEESLKAMFPGLWELYGESPLE is encoded by the coding sequence TTGGAAACAGTATTTGTATATAAAGATGAAGTATCACATAGATTTTGGCGGATTACTCGTTCAGGATTGTCCTATATTGTTATGTATGGCAAAGAAGGATCTGTAGGGATGGTAAAAACAAAAACATTCGAAACAGAAGAAGATTGTGACGACGAAGTGAAACGGCTTATTCAATTGAAATTGAAAAAAGGCTATCAACCAGCTTCTTCTGTTGGCCTAATGATTAAAGAAACGACCCTAACAGAAGAGTTATTTTGGGAGCTGCTTGAAAAAGCGCGTACAACAGGAGAAGATCCGGAAGACGGACTTGAATGGCTGGTCAATTATTTGTCTACAAAATCAATCAAGGATATTGTGAAGTTTGACTACCATTTTCATGAGTATTATATGAAGTCATATACATCCGATCTTTGGGCAGCTGCGTATATCATTATGGGGGGATGTTCAGACGACTGTTTTGATTATTTTAGAGCATGGCTTCTTTTTCAAGGAAAAAAAGTGTATGAATCGGCCATTGAAAATCCTGAATCCCTTATTCCTTATCTAAAGCGTTTAGGAGAACAAGGGGAAGTACCTCAATTAGAAGAGATTCTTTTTGCTGCGTGTGAGGCTTACGAAAAGAAAACTGGGAATGATGACGAAGATTACCTAGCAATCTATGAAAAATTAACAAAGGATCCATTTATACAGCTTGAGCTAGATTTGGATTGGGATGAGGACAATGAAGAAAGCCTGAAAGCAATGTTCCCAGGACTATGGGAATTGTATGGGGAAAGTCCCTTAGAATAG